Proteins encoded together in one Camelina sativa cultivar DH55 chromosome 9, Cs, whole genome shotgun sequence window:
- the LOC104710608 gene encoding oleosin 20.3 kDa-like, whose translation MANVDRDRRGHVDRTDKRAHLQPSYEDDVGYGGYGGYGAGSDFKSRGPSTNQIMALIAGVPIGGTLLTLAGLTLAGSVIGLLVSIPLFLLFSPVLVPAALTVGLAVAGILASGLFGLTGLSSVSWVLNYLRGRSDTVPEQLDYAKRRMADAVGYAGMKGKEMGQYVQDKAHEARDTELTTETHEPGKARRNIT comes from the exons ATGGCGAATGTGGACCGTGATAGGCGTGGGCATGTCGACCGTACTGACAAACGTGCTCATCTTCAGCCGTCCTACGAAGATGATGTCGGTTACGGTGGTTATGGCGGTTATGGTGCTGGTTCTGATTTTAAGAGTCGTGGCCCCTCCACTAACCAA ATCATGGCCCTTATAGCGGGAGTTCCCATCGGTGGCACACTGCTAACCCTAGCTGGGCTCACTCTAGCCGGTTCGGTGATCGGCTTGCTGGTCTCCATTcccctcttccttctctttagTCCGGTGCTCGTCCCAGCGGCTCTCACTGTCGGGCTCGCTGTGGCCGGAATCTTGGCTTCTGGGTTGTTTGGGCTGACGGGTCTGAGCTCTGTCTCGTGGGTCTTAAACTATCTCCGAGGGAGGAGTGATACAGTGCCAGAGCAATTGGACTATGCTAAGCGACGTATGGCTGATGCGGTAGGCTATGCTGGTATGAAGGGAAAAGAGATGGGCCAGTATGTGCAAGATAAGGCACATGAGGCTCGTGATACTGAACTCACTACTGAGACCCATGAACCGGGTAAAGCAAGGAGGAACATAACATAA